The proteins below are encoded in one region of Rhizophagus irregularis chromosome 13, complete sequence:
- a CDS encoding uncharacterized protein (SECRETED:cutsite_TIG-QL; SECRETED:prob_0.4462); SECRETED:SignalP(1-21) — MGQKRIAFTFIVSLLILCTIGQLVPEFSYRNMNNDERNKFNMQDNDEVTISTGPSTIDDLIPQERDLTIFVDVLRKFADTSDLIANLTVSLTIFAPTNSAFRKLTRKPGQVKDKSEDPTEKLHQFALAHIVPKAYSTLPDGEEIDTLNSKTKIKVEKNRDGTFKLNGKVNTISNLIAANGIIYKIDNVLVEE; from the exons ATGGGACAAAAAAGAATCGCTTTTACATTTATAGTttcattattgattttatgTACAATTGGTCAATTAGTACCAGAATTTTCTTACAGAAATATGAATAATGACGaaagaaacaaatttaatatgCAAGATAATGACGAAGTAACAATTTCTACAGGACCTTCTACTATAGATGATTTAATACCCCAAGAAAGGGATCTAACAATTTTTGTAGACGTATTGAGAAAGTTTGCAGATACT tctgaTTTGATTGCAAATCTGACTGTGTCGCTCACTATATTTGCACCTACAAATTCTGCTTTTCGTAAATTAACTCGTAAACCAGGTCAAGTTAAAGATAAATCAGAAGATCCAACAGAAAAATTACATCAATTTGCTTTGGCACATATTGTACCTAAAGCTTATTCAACACTCCCAGATGGTGAAGAAATAGATACTTTAAACAGCAAAACGAAAATTAAAGTTGAGAAGAATAGGGATGGcacttttaaattaaatggaaAAGTAAATactatttcaaatttaatagcAGCAAATGGAATCATTTATAAGATTGACAACGTTTTAGTGGAggaataa
- a CDS encoding uncharacterized protein (SECRETED:cutsite_VNS-QA; SECRETED:prob_0.7368); SECRETED:SignalP(1-29), translated as MASTRRIYLLLVLICLSLVIISHIPSVNSQAPGAPAAPAPGGDAPKDGGKAADPPKDAPAGGGDNQKTPAGGDNTKNPPADDNKNPPADNGDNGKGGDNGKAPDNGGGKNPQPQPQPQPEPDPPKNNPQPQPAPQPPKDNPQPPKDNPQPPKDNPQPPKNNDQPKNPANPQPKGGGTITITSSDPGNVVTITSTSTSLGPITQAPAKKPNQNVAPADDSSGGGSVVTAAIVVGTVVVAAAIGIWIFRKWKLSPSRNFKEKIQPVNFTPRTHESDTMFLRELNEP; from the exons ATGGCGTCAACACGACGCATCTATCTTTTACTTGTGCTCATTTGTCTGTCGCTTGTAATTATTTCTCACATTCCAAGTGTAAATTCACAAGCACCAGGAGCACCAGCAGCACCAGCACCAGGAGGCGATGCACCAAAGGATGGGGGAAAAGCTGCAGACCCTCCAAAAGATGCACCAGCAGGTGGGGGCGACAATCAAAAGACTCCAGCAGGTGGTGACAATACAAAGAACCCACCAGCTGACGATAACAAGAATCCTCCAGCTGATAATGGTGATAACGGCAAGGGCGGTGATAACGGCAAAGCTCCAGATAATGGTGGTGGT aaaaatcctCAACCTCAACCTCAACCTCAACCCGAACCTGACCCACCAAAAAATAATCCCCAACCTCAACCCGCTCCGCAACCACCAAAAGATAACCCTCAACCACCAAAAGATAATCCTCAACCACCAAAAGATAATCCCCAACCACCAAAAAATAATGACCAACCCAAGAATCCAGCTAATCCACAACCCAAAGGTGGTGGTACCATTACAATTACATCAAGCGACCCTGGTAATGTTGTAACAATTACATCAACGTCAACTTCCCTTGGTCCTATTACACAAGCACCCGCAAAAAAACCAAATCAAAATGTTGCTCCAGCGGATGATTCTAGTGGAGGAGGAAGTGTTGTTACTGCAGCCATTGTTGTGGGTACAGTTGTTGTTGCCGCTGCTATCGGAATTTGGATATTTAGAAAATGGAAACTTTCG CCCTCGAGGAATTTCAAGGAGAAAATACAACCGGTTAACTTTACTCCACGAACACATGAATCGGACACAATGTTTTTGCGTGAGTTAAATGAACCATGA